The Gemmatimonas sp. DNA window CGTTCCGATGCGCGCGCCAAGGCCCAGCGCCTCGGCCCCGCCCCGCGTGGCCAGCGCGAGCGCCTCGTGGGCGGAGATGGCGTCGGGGGCGCCCACGCGCAGTGACGCAAAGAGCGTGGCCTGACGGGCTTCCCCCAGCAGATCCATGCGATCGTTGCTGGCCACCGAGTCGGTGCCGAGTCCGGTGCGGATGCCGTGCGCCAGCATGCGATCCAGCGGCGCGATGCCATGGCCCAGCTTCGCGTTGGAGATCGGACAGTGCACGATGGTCGCGCCGGCATCGGCGATGCGCGCCATGTCACGGTCGTCGGCCTGAATCACGTGAATCAGCAGCGGCCGGGCCGCCAACACGCCGGCCGCCTCGAGCAACGCAATCGGCGACTCGGCCTGCGGTGCCACCATGATGTCGCGCGCCCGCAGCCGGTCGGCGAATGGTCCCGCACCGTCTCGCACGAACAGCATCTCGGCCGCGCTCTCGGCCACGTGCACTGCCATCGGCAGCGACTCGCGCCGCGACAGCGCGGCCGTGGCCGCGAAGAGATCACGTGATACGGTGTAGGGCGCGTGCGGCGACACCCCCACGCGCACGAGTGCCGTATCGAGAGCGCGCGCCTCACCCACGCGGGCCGCAAGCTGCGCGATCGCGCCGTCGCACTGCGCGGGATCGGGGCCGAATACTTCCAGGTAGCCCACGCCGCGCACGCCGTACTCGCGCATCGCGGTGAGTGGCGCGCCGGAATCGGTGGTGTCGGCCAAGCAGGTAATACCGTTGCGCAGCGCTTCCCGGATGCCGGCCCGCGACGCATCAAGCAGCACGCTCTCGCTCATGAGATCGCGGCGCACCGTGGTGAGCGTGCGCAGCCAATCGCGGAAGTCGAGCCCCTCGAGAAAGCCGCGCAGCAACGTGAGCTCGAGATGCGAATGCGCGTTCACGAGGCCCGGCATGAGCACTGCATTGCCCAAAGCGATCGTGCGGACCACGCTGCTGTCCAAGGCGACCGCGCTCGCGGCACCCACGAACGCGATGCGTCCCGCCTCGACGAGCACCGCACCGTGGCGGATCGGCGCCGATGAGATCGGCAACACCCAGTCCGCCGTGTACAGCGTCGGCGCACTCACGTTACACTCACTGCGGCGGAATTTTGAACGGGTTCGTGGAGTCCGCCTTGGCGCGCAGCTTGGCGACACTGTCCGTCGAGAGCAGCGTGCGCGGCGCCGGATCGGTGCACGTGCCCGTCGGCTCGGTGCCCTGCACGAAAAACTCCGTGGCAAGCGCCGTCATGCAGTTGCTGTTCGCGAGCTGTCCGGTGAGCGCATCGATTTCGCGCACCACGACGCCGTCGGGACGCGGCCAGTCCGGCGGTTGCGGCTTGCGACGATACACCTCGGTCATGAACGACGCCCACGCCGGCGACGCCAGCTCACCGCCCTGTGCATTCGACTTGATCTTCTGCGGTTTGTCGAAGCCCATCCAGACGCCGGCCACCAGGTCGGCGGTGTAGCCGATGAACCACACGTCGGCGCCGTCGTTGGTGGTGCCCGTCTTCCCACCGGCGGGCACACGGAAGCCAGAACTCCAGATGCGCGCACCGGTGCCGCGCACCACCACGTCCTTCATCATGCTCACCATCAGCCACGCTTCCTCAGGCGACAGCACCGCTTCCCGCTCCGTCGTGGGCTGCCACACCACTTTGCCGTCGGCGTTTTCGACCTTGAAAATCGCGTGCGGTGTCGTGCGCAGGCCAAGGTTGGCGAACACCGAGTACGCAGCGATCATCTGCACCGGATACACGTCGGCCGACCCGATGAAGATGGACGGATAGGGCGGAATGGGCGTCGTGATGCCGAAGCGCTTCGCCATGGAAATCACACTTCCGGCGCCGACCGCCATGCCGGTGCGGATCGCGGCCAGATTGCGCGACTGATACAACGCCTTCCGCATGGGCATATTGCCCATAAACTTCATATCGTAGTTCTGCGGCGTCCATGCTTCGCCGCTCATCTGGTCGAGCGAGATGGGCGAGTCGTCCACGATCTGCCCGGGGCTGAACCCCTCGTGCACGGCCGTCGCGTAGACAATCGGCTTGAAGGTCGAACCCGGCTGGCGGAGCGCCTGCACCGCGCGATTGAATTTCGAGTCGCCGAAGTCACGGCCACCAACCATGGCGCGCACGGCACCACTGCGCGGATCAACCGCGACGAACGCGCCCTGCAGATACGGGGAGTTGGCCGCGCCACGCTCACCGCCCTCGGCCGACCGTGCGAGATACGCTTCGTAGGTGAGATGCGAGTACTTACCGTGACGTCCGGCCTCGATGGCCTGCAGCTGGTTCTCCAAGGCGCGTTCGGCGGCGCCCTGCATGTCGACATCGAGCGATGTATAAACCTTGTACCCTTCGTCGTAGAGTCCCTTGCCGAAGTGTTCCTCGAGCTCCTGGCGCACCCACTCCACGAAGTACGGTGCTACGTCGCCCGACTCGGTGCGCTCGGCCAGCTGCAGCGGATAGGCCTTGGCGAGCGAGGCATCGGCGTCGTTGATCGCGCCTTCGCGGCGCATCAGCTCGAGCACCGTGTTGCGGCGCAGGATCGCACGATCAGCGAACCGGCGCGGGTTGTAGCGCTCGGGGCCCTTCAGCAATCCGGCCAGCACGGCAGCTTCGGCCACACTGACCTCGCGCACCGGCTTACCGAAGTAGCGCTGCGACGCGGTTTCCACGCCGTACGCGCCGTTGCCGAGGTATACCTGGTTCAGGTAGAGCTCGAGGATCTTGTCCTTCGTGTAGCGCTGCTCGATGGCACGGGCCACGCGCGCTTCCTTGATCTTGCGCAGCAGCGTCTTCTCGCGGGAAATGCGATCGGAAAAGACATTACGGGCCAGCTGCATCGTGATCGTAGAGAAGCCCTGCACATAGCTGCCGGCTTTCACGTTGCGGGCGAGCGCACCGAACACGCGGTAGTAGTCGATGCCCGAGTGCGAGTAGAACCGGCGGTCTTCGGTGATGACGACCGCATCGCGCACATGCTTGGGGATATCCTGCAGCCGTACGAGCGTGCGACGCTCGAGACCGAGTTCCGTGATGAACCGGCCGTCGGCGGCGTACACCTTGGAGGTCTGGCGGGGCACATACTTCTCGAGCGAGGCGATCGACGGACAGCGTCCGTCCCGGCAGATGACGCTCCAAGCGCCAAGCAGCCCGCCGGCACCGACCATGCCGCCGAAAATCCCAACCACGAGCAGCCACCCCAGCCACGGGCGCCGCGAAAGAACAGAGGAGAGAGCCATAGGTTGTCTGAAGGCTACCCGCTCACGCGGGGGCGCGCCAAGAGCCGGACCCGCGATAACTTGTGAGAATGTCCGAGCCATCAGCCCCGATTTCCGAACTCGCCTGGCGCGAGCTGCTGTTCCAGCACACCGAAGGCCTTCCGGCCGCCTTCGCGGCGGGTCAGGTCACCGGCTACTGCGGATTCGACCCCACCGCCTCCAGCCTGCACGTGGGCAACCTCGTGCCCGTCATGGGACTCGTCCATCTGCAAAGGGCCGGCCACCGACCCATCGCGCTGGTGGGCGGTGGCACGGGCATGATTGGCGACCCCAGCGGCCGGAGTAGCGAACGCATCTTGCAGACGCTGGAAACGATCGCCGAGAATGCCGAAGCGATCCGGATGCAATTGGCCAAGTTCCTCGATTTCGAGGGACCGAACGCCGCCAAGCTGGTGAACAACGCCGACTGGCTCACCAAGCTGTCGCTGCTCGACTTCCTGCGCGACACGGGCAAGCACTTCTCGATCAACTACATGCTGGCGAAGGACTCCGTGAAGTCGCGCCTGGAAAGCGGGCTGTCGTTCACGGAGTTCTCC harbors:
- a CDS encoding amidohydrolase family protein produces the protein MSAPTLYTADWVLPISSAPIRHGAVLVEAGRIAFVGAASAVALDSSVVRTIALGNAVLMPGLVNAHSHLELTLLRGFLEGLDFRDWLRTLTTVRRDLMSESVLLDASRAGIREALRNGITCLADTTDSGAPLTAMREYGVRGVGYLEVFGPDPAQCDGAIAQLAARVGEARALDTALVRVGVSPHAPYTVSRDLFAATAALSRRESLPMAVHVAESAAEMLFVRDGAGPFADRLRARDIMVAPQAESPIALLEAAGVLAARPLLIHVIQADDRDMARIADAGATIVHCPISNAKLGHGIAPLDRMLAHGIRTGLGTDSVASNDRMDLLGEARQATLFASLRVGAPDAISAHEALALATRGGAEALGLGARIGTLEVGKDADLAAFPLDHDDAQPLFDPAVALVHALAGKVEAVLVTVEGRELVANGTIAQRDETLPLRIGAWRDRLQQWRQASTV
- a CDS encoding PBP1A family penicillin-binding protein, producing the protein MALSSVLSRRPWLGWLLVVGIFGGMVGAGGLLGAWSVICRDGRCPSIASLEKYVPRQTSKVYAADGRFITELGLERRTLVRLQDIPKHVRDAVVITEDRRFYSHSGIDYYRVFGALARNVKAGSYVQGFSTITMQLARNVFSDRISREKTLLRKIKEARVARAIEQRYTKDKILELYLNQVYLGNGAYGVETASQRYFGKPVREVSVAEAAVLAGLLKGPERYNPRRFADRAILRRNTVLELMRREGAINDADASLAKAYPLQLAERTESGDVAPYFVEWVRQELEEHFGKGLYDEGYKVYTSLDVDMQGAAERALENQLQAIEAGRHGKYSHLTYEAYLARSAEGGERGAANSPYLQGAFVAVDPRSGAVRAMVGGRDFGDSKFNRAVQALRQPGSTFKPIVYATAVHEGFSPGQIVDDSPISLDQMSGEAWTPQNYDMKFMGNMPMRKALYQSRNLAAIRTGMAVGAGSVISMAKRFGITTPIPPYPSIFIGSADVYPVQMIAAYSVFANLGLRTTPHAIFKVENADGKVVWQPTTEREAVLSPEEAWLMVSMMKDVVVRGTGARIWSSGFRVPAGGKTGTTNDGADVWFIGYTADLVAGVWMGFDKPQKIKSNAQGGELASPAWASFMTEVYRRKPQPPDWPRPDGVVVREIDALTGQLANSNCMTALATEFFVQGTEPTGTCTDPAPRTLLSTDSVAKLRAKADSTNPFKIPPQ